One region of Salvia miltiorrhiza cultivar Shanhuang (shh) chromosome 3, IMPLAD_Smil_shh, whole genome shotgun sequence genomic DNA includes:
- the LOC131018433 gene encoding uncharacterized protein LOC131018433, producing the protein MMDGDPSQFRQLYRMYPNVFIKLCQIIRKKAHVDDTRYTNVEEMLATFLIIVGHNNRYCNVRERFGRSHFAASQNFNKILRALNTIASDMMVKPTGTILAKIRESTRFNPYFKDCIGAIDGTHIPAMIRGRDVSCYRNRHGVNSQNVLAACNFDLQFIYFLALLRGVRYHLKDFGGQGRHPRNADELFNLRHASLRNVIERIFGIFKSRFTIFKTAPPFPFQTQAELVLACAGLHNFLRKECRSDEFPVEVEEGNVAPDVENNADILEYLSQSQLSQRNEANIGRTNIANAMWQNRPIYETDQDDQAETEDNV; encoded by the exons ATGATGGATGGAGATCCGAGCCAGTTTCGACAGTTGTATAGAATGTATCCTAACGTCTTCATCAAATTATGCCAGATCATTAGGAAGAAAGCCCATGTGGATGACACACGATACACAAATGTTGAAGAAATGTTGGCAACATTCCTCATCATTGTAGGACACAACAATCGTTATTGTAACGTTCGTGAAAGGTTTGGTCGTTCGCATTTTGCTGCTAGTCAGAACTTCAACAAAATCTTGAGAGCATTGAACACCATAGCATCGGACATGATGGTTAAGCCGACTGGCACAATACTCGCTAAAATTCGGGAAAGTACCAGATTTAATCCTTACTTCAAG GATTGTATCGGGGCTATAGATGGCACTCATATCCCGGCCATGATAAGAGGTAGAGACGTGAGCTGTTATCGTAACCGTCATGGGGTGAATTCGCAAAATGTTTTGGCAGCTTGCAACTTTGATTTGCAGTTCATCTAT TTTTTGGCTCTGTTACGTGGCGTTCGATATCATCTCAAAGATTTCGGTGGTCAAGGTCGTCATCCAAGAAATGCAGATGAGTTGTTCAATCTTCGACATGCATCATTGCGAAACGTGATTGAACGAATTTTTGGAATCTTCAAATCACgtttcacaattttcaaaacaGCTCCTCCGTTCCCATTTCAAACACAAGCAGAGTTAGTATTGGCTTGTGCTGGATTGCATAACTTTCTCCGAAAGGAGTGTCGTTCTGATGAATTTCCAGTCGAagttgaagaaggaaatgttgcaCCAGATGTTGAGAACAATGCAGACATTTTAGAATATCTTTCTCAAAGCCAACTGTCCCAGCGGAATGAAGCGAATATAGGGAGAACAAATATTGCTAATGCTATGTGGCAAAATAGGCCAATATATGAAACCGATCAAGACGATCAGGCGGAGACCGAAGATAATGTTTAG